A window from Anastrepha ludens isolate Willacy chromosome Y, idAnaLude1.1, whole genome shotgun sequence encodes these proteins:
- the LOC128870608 gene encoding uncharacterized protein LOC128870608, which translates to MSTTELWFDDSSDDERLVELARSRKQLRDASYHLEMASTEFLKNFRLSKEPFVNLLSSTENQLQQCTRAKLIPNILKLATVLRVCAQGSYQLSIGNEGMLGLAQPNVYDDAEDIEVESNNGELENIRNEILRL; encoded by the exons atgagtacaacggagttgtggttcgacgattcatcggacgatgaaagattagtggaactagctagaagtaggaaacagttgagggacgcatcctaccacctagaaatggcttccactga atttttaaagaactttagattatctaaagagccgtttgtgaacctactgtccagtacagaaaaccagttgcagcagtgcacccgagccaaattgattccaaatattttaaagctagccacagttctgcgagtttgtgctcagggatcgtaccaattgagtattggtaatgaaggtatgctaggacttgctcaacccaatgtgtacgatgatgctgaagatattgaagtggagtcaaataacggagaattagaaaacataagaaatgaaattttgagattatag